From Corvus cornix cornix isolate S_Up_H32 chromosome 5, ASM73873v5, whole genome shotgun sequence, the proteins below share one genomic window:
- the CAT gene encoding catalase, whose product MADGRDDAADQLKQWKNHRGSQKPDVLTTGAGNPIGDKLNILTVGPRGPLLVQDVVFTDEMAHFDRERIPERVVHAKGAGAFGYFEVTHDITQYCKAKVFEHIGKRTPLAIRFSTVAGESGSADTVRDPRGFAMKFYTEDGNWDLVGNNTPIFFIRDAMLFPSFIHSQKRNPQTHLKDPDMVWDFWSLRPESLHQVSFLFSDRGIPDGYRHMNGYGSHTFKLVNAEGRAVYCKFHAKTDQGIKNLSVEEAGRLASTDPDYAIRDLYNAIAKGDYPSWSFYIQVMTFEEAEKFPFNPFDVTKVWPHGDYPLIPVGKLVLNRNPVNYFAEVEQMAYDPSNMPPGIEPSPDKMLQGRLFSYPDTHRHRLGPNYLQIPVNCPFRARVANYQRDGPMTVSDNQGGAPNYYPNSFTGPEDQPQLKESRMSVSGDVQRFNSANEDNVTQVREFYLKVLNEEERQRLCRNIADHLKDAQLFIQKRAVKNFTDVHPKYGACIQALLDKYNAESGKKDVIRTYTQSTTHMSVKERSNL is encoded by the exons ATGGCTGACGGGCGGGACGACGCCGCGGACCAGCTGAAGCAGTGGAAGAACCACCGGGGCTCCCAG AAACCAGATGTCCTGACCACCGGTGCTGGGAACCCCATTGGGGATAAGCTGAATATCCTGACAGTGGGGCCACGTGGACCTCTTCTTGTCCAAGATGTTGTTTTCACTGATGAGATGGCTCACTTTGACAGAGAGAGGATTCCTGAGAGAGTCGTGCATGCAAAAGGGGCAG GAGCCTTTGGCTATTTTGAAGTCACTCATGATATCACCCAGTATTGTAAGGCAAAAGTGTTTGAGCACATTGGGAAAAGGACTCCGCTTGCCATCCGCTTCTCCACTGTTG CTGGAGAATCTGGCTCAGCTGACACGGTTCGTGACCCCCGAGGCTTTGCCATGAAATTCTACACGGAAGATGGGAATTGGGATCTTGTGGGAAACAACACTCCCATCTTCTTTATTCGGGATGCAATGTTG TTTCCATCCTTCATCCATAGCCAAAAGAGGAACCCTCAGACTCATCTGAAGGATCCAGACATGGTGTGGGACTTCTGGAGTCTTCGCCCTGAGTCTTTGCATCAA GTGTCTTTCCTGTTCAGTGATCGTGGCATTCCCGATGGCTATCGCCACATGAATGGATATGGATCACACACTTTCAAACTGGTTAATGCTGAGGGAAGAGCAGTTTACTGCAAATTCCATGCCAAG ACTGACCAGGGCATCAAAAACCTTTCTGTGGAAGAAGCAGGAAGATTGGCTTCTACTGATCCTGATTATGCCATACGGGACCTTTACAATGCCATTGCCAAGGGGGACTATCCTTCATGGTCCTTCTACATTCAGGTTATGACCTttgaagaagcagagaaattcCCATTTAATCCTTTTGATGTGACTAAG GTTTGGCCTCATGGTGACTACCCTCTCATCCCTGTGGGAAAGCTGGTCTTGAACAGGAATCCTGTCAACTACTTTGCAGAGGTGGAACAGATGGCTTATGACCCTAGCAACATGCCCCCTGGAATTGAGCCCAGCCCTGACAAAATGCTGCAG GGACGCCTCTTCTCCTATCCTGACACCCACAGACACCGCCTGGGCCCCAACTACCTCCAGATCCCTGTGAATTGTCCCTTCAGAGCCAGGGTGGCCAACTACCAGAGGGACGGGCCAATGACTGTTTCTGACAACCAAG gtgGTGCCCCAAATTATTACCCAAACAGCTTCACTGGTCCCGAGGATCAGCCCCAGCTCAAGGAGAGCCGCATGTCTGTCTCGGGAGATGTGCAGCGCTTCAACAGTGCCAATGAGGACAATGTGACCCAG GTGCGAGAATTCTACCTCAAAGTGCTGAACGAGGAAGAGCGCCAGAGGCTGTGTAGAAACATCGCAGATCATCTGAAGGATGCCCAACTCTTCATTCAGAAACGAGCT GTGAAAAACTTCACTGATGTTCATCCTAAATATGGAGCCTGTATCCAGGCTTTGCTGGACAAATACAATGCTGAGAGTGGGAAAAAG GATGTAATTAGGACGTACACACAGTCCACAACCCATATGTCTGTCAAGGAAAGGTCCAACCTGTAA